A DNA window from Primulina tabacum isolate GXHZ01 chromosome 12, ASM2559414v2, whole genome shotgun sequence contains the following coding sequences:
- the LOC142520452 gene encoding uncharacterized protein LOC142520452, which translates to MEADFWRQKAACHWLEDGERNTKLFHNMVKKKRVANKIFRIWDNGVCLTSPELIQQSGASFFQHLLTGDPSALASPDFSGFPSVISAVENEGIVATPSLEEVRATVFSIHPDSVAGPDGFSSAFFQHCWEIVHQDVFDAVLDFFRGSPLPQGFTATTITLIPKVAGAHAWSDFRPISLCNVTNKIISKLLYSRLRVVAERLISPNQSGFVPGRMISDNILLAQELTHSLTLPTRGGNVILKLDMAKAYDRVQWPFLFEVLRHFGFSERVVEMVSACISHCHFSVNINGSLSGFFGSTRGLRQGDPLSPMLFILGAEYLSRGLDRLYLQHPELRYRSGCDILISHLAYADDVIIFANGGSRSLRRLMGLLHHYENCSGQLVNAVKSSVILPPRCSERLRSRILRITRFAEGHLPLKYLGVPLFRGNRVCSLFEHLLQSVRRKLEGWEIRTLSPGSRITLIRSVLLSMPIYLFQVVQPPLAVMEKLELVFNAFLWGSRTLEKKWHWAKWSRACLPVMEGGLGFRRLKDLVDSFSIKLWFRFRQGSSLWARFLLRKYCQMDAPASVLPRGLISPTWRRLLQIRPRAEPGIRWRVGLGDVSFWDDIWFGDTALSSQCEVRGGRAVRVFNFLSEGAWDFDLLCAVVAPSVAEAITLTPIAFGEPDLALWIHSSDGAFSIRSAWELVRLRDPVSDILTPCWGRWLRPTMSFFLWRFWHQWLPLDDMLQRRGFELASRCQCCNMSETFTHVFIDGPIARYVWHFFGAIFHVRIPCTGDLRLFLSAWKRNLHWAPGGHVKEFLPFIVLWFLWMARNDAKHRQLRISGETVKSQILSYLRLAHAAFIVKPKHWLGAFEAARSLGIFVAFQRTHRLAIVRWLCPPPGCFKLNVDGSSRGNPGESSVGGVVRDSSGRVVLSFSEFIGVGTNVRAELWAVWRGLLICSDLGLFPLWVETDSQISLQILRSRRCHWDLHHTVTRILFLLRGRAVHFSHIFREGNSVADALAARAHTIRVLSLWSALFLWIWVDSRTFSIGAFIWTTLFSGGRSLQASPWPPLSIFCVLLPGFMVALDDLSQWFLWPRAPFMSGFICSLLLLRALVALHVISWLPLISTFQSRLDL; encoded by the exons atggaggcggatttttggagaCAGAAAGCTGCTTGCCACtggttagaggatggtgagaggaacaccaaactctttcacAACATGGTGAAGAAGAAAAGGGTGGCGAATAAGATTTTCCGCATCTGGGATAATGGGGTAtgcctgacgtctcctgagTTGATTCAGCAGTCGGGAGCCTCGTTTTTCCAGCATTTGCTTACTGGTGACCCCTCTGCGCTTGCgagtcctgatttttcgggctTCCCCTCCGTTATCTCTGCTGTGGAGAATGAGGGTATTGTTGCGACCCCTTCTTTGGAGGAGGTTCGTGCGACCGTCTTCTCCATACATCCTGATAGTGTGGCTGGGCCTGATGGCTTCTCCTCggcgttctttcagcattgtTGGGAGATTgttcatcaggatgtttttgatgcTGTCCTGGATTTTTTCAGGGGTTCTCCCCTCCCCCAGGGTTTTACCGCCACCACAATCACTCTGATCCCCAAAGTCGCGGGTGCTCATGCTTGGTCGGACTTCCGTCCGATTAGTCTGTGCAATGTCACTAATAAGATCATCTCTAAGCTGTTGTACTCTCGGCTGAGGGTTGTGGCGGAGAGACTTATTTCaccgaatcagagtggcttcgttCCGGGTCGGATGATCTCCGATAATATTCTCCTAgcccaggagctcactcacagtCTCACTCTCCCCACTCGTGGCGGTAATGTTATcctgaagttggatatggccaaggcctatgaCAGGGTCCAGTGGCCTTTCCTCTTCGAGGTTTTGAGACACTTTGGTTTCTCGGAGCGGGTTGTGGAGATGGTCTCGGCTTGCATatctcattgtcatttctccgtgaacatCAATGGCTCTCTCTCGGGGTTCTTTGGTTCCACTAGAGGCCTCAGACAGGGCGATCCCTTGTCCCCCATgcttttcattttgggggcggagTACCTATCGCGCGGCCTTGACCGCctctacctgcagcatcctgAGCTCAGGTACCGCTCTGGTTGTGATATCCTGATTTCCCATCTGGCTTAtgctgatgatgtcattattttcgccaatggtgggtctcgtAGTTTGCGGCGCCTTATGGGTTTACTGCATCATTATGAGAATTGTTCGGGTCAGCTGGTGAACGCTGTCAAAAGTTCTGTTATCTTGCCTCCGAGGTGTTCTGAGCGACTTCGCTCTCGGATTTTGCGCATCACCAGGTTTGCGGAGGGTCATTtgcccctcaagtacctcggagtCCCCTTGTTTAGGGGTAACCGAGTATGTTCCCTTTTTGAGCACCTCCTACAAtctgttcgtaggaagttagagggttgggagatcCGGACGCTCTCTCCGGGTAGCCGCATAACCCTTATCCGCAGTgtgctcctctccatgccgatttatctgtttcaggtggtACAGCCACCGcttgctgtcatggagaagcttgagcTGGTTTTCAACGCTTTTCTCTGGGGGTCGCGGACACTGGAGAAGAAATGGCACTGGGCCAAGTGGTCTCGAGCCTGTCTCCCAGTGATGGAGGGtggtcttggcttccgcagattgaaagatctggtGGATAGCTTTTCTATTAAGTTGTGGTTCCGGTTTCGGCAGGGCTCCTCTCTctgggcgagattccttttACGGAAGTATTGCCAGATGGATGCTCCTGCCTCTGTTCTCCCTCGTGGTTTAATATCCCCCACCTGGCGTCGTCTCCTACAGATCAGACCTCGCGCCGAGCCCGGCATTCGCTGGCGCGTTGGCCTTGGAGACGTGTCCTTTTGGGATGACATATGGTTTGGGGATACTGCTCTGTCCAGCCAGTGTGAGGTCCGTGGGGGCCGTGCTGTTCGGGTTTTTAACTTTTTGTCTGAGGGGGCTTgggatttcgatcttctttgcgCTGTGGTGGCCCCTTCCGTTGCTGAGGCGATTACTTTGACCCCGATTGCCTTTGGCGAGCCTGATTTGGCGCTTTGGATTCACAGTTCTGACGGTGCTTTTTCGATTAGGTCTGCTTGGGAGCTTGTCCGATTGAGAGACCCTGTTTCTGATATCTTGACTCCTTGTTGGGGCCGTTGGTTGAGGCCCACGATGTCTTTttttctttggagattttggcatcagtggctcccgtTGGATGATATGCTCCAACGTCGTGGCTTTGAGTTGGCTTCTCGATGCCAGTGTTGTAATATGTCGGAGACATTTACACATGTCTTCATTGATGGCCCGATAGCCCGTTATGTCTGGCATTTCTTTGGGGCCATATTTCATGTCCGGATCCCCTGCACAGGGGATCTCAGGTTGTTCCTTAGCGCTTGGAAGAGAAATCTTCATTGGGCACCTGGGGGCCACGTCAAGGAGTTTCTGCCCTTCattgttttgtggtttctctggatGGCTCGTaatgatgcgaagcaccgtCAGTTGCGTATTTCTGGGGAGACTGTGaagtctcagattttgtcttatcTGCGTCTTGCCCATGCTGCTTTCATTGTTAAGCCCAAGCACTGGCTTGGTGCCTTTGAGGCTGCGAGATCGCTGGGAATTTTTGTTGCCTTTCAGCGGACCCATAGGTTAGCGATTGTCCGGTGGCTCTGTCCACCACCTGGGTGCTTTAAGCTGAATGTTGATGGGAGTTCGAGGGGCAATCCTGGGGAGTCGTCTGTCGGTGGTGTTGTGCGTGATTCTTCTGGCAGGGTGGTGCTCTCCTTCAGCGAGTTTATCGGAGTCGGGACCAATGTCCGGGCGGAGCTTTGGGCAGTTTGGAGGGGCCTTCTTATCTGTTCCGATCTCGGTCTTTTTCCCCTTTGGGTTGAGACCGATTCTCAGATTTCTCTTCAGATCCTGCGTTCTCGTCGGTGTCATTGGGACCTTCATCATACAGTCACTCGGATTCTGTTTCTTTTGAGGGGGCGGGCGGTTCATTTTTCACATATTTTTCGGGAGGGaaattcggtggcggatgcgttggcggcgagggctcatACCATTAGG GTACTGTCTCTTTGGAGtgctttgtttctttggatctGGGTGGACTCTCGCACCTTCTCCATTGGTGCTTTTATTTGGACCACCCTGTTCTCTGGCGGTCGCTctctgcaggcttctccttggCCGCCGCTTTCTATATTTTGTGTTCTCTTGCCGGGTTTTATGGTGGCTTTGGATGATCTCTCTCAGTGGTTTCTCTGGCCCAGAGCTCCATTCATGTCGGGATTTATATGTTCTCTGCTTTTGCTACGTGCATTGGTGGCTCTCCATGTTATCTCTTGGCTACCTCTTATATCAACGTTCCAGTCACGCTTGGATTTATGA